The Coccidioides posadasii str. Silveira chromosome 2, complete sequence genomic interval ATAACGAAAGAAATGGAGGTAAAGGTGAGGCTAACAATAATCAATTCGGGGCCTTTATGCTCAGGATCCACATAATTCGGCTCGGGCCACGAGTCGAACACCTGGGGAGGCGGTTTTCTCATCTTAACGATAGACAGGATGCCTGCACTTTTCCCCGAAAACGAAACGGTATCATTGAGCAGACATCACACATGCCGCGTATATGATAGCCCGCACGGAAAAGGAGTGCGCTGCTAATCTCTAGCAGCAGCGCACTATAACCGTGGTATATAGCCCGCAACTGGGAATTCGCCATTCCCAAGTGCGAAAACTCAGTTTTGACTCTTAAGCTTGAGCAAATGAGGTCGAAAATCATACAACTATATACTTTCGTCCCGGCATTCCAACGTTGCTGACCTTGCCGAAAGTCTATACTGCAGACAAGATCGCAAGTTTCGAGAATAGCCATCACCATGGTTGGGCCACAATGCTTCTGGATTCTTCACTGCGTCAAACTCTCCCAAGAGTCGAGCCGAGGGATACTGTAGTTCTTTTGCCTCCTGCATAGACGTTGGGTTTGGTTGATGACATTCTCTCTGGTGCTCCATACGGTGTAGCTTCCCCCCTATCGATCCGCTGAACGGATGAAATAAAAATCCACGAGCAGCAAAGATGTTCGATCCGGGTCCAGCTAATCTTGCTTCAGCCCGAGAATCCATTTAAAAATGTGTTTTTATCACATCTTATGATCGGGGGGAGGGGAGGCGGTTTGTTTGATGATGTCGTCGCCACTGGCTTTAGAATTCGCAGGCGGCTCTTCCAAAACTCAATTTATAACTATGAATATGGCAGCAAACTGTGGGGTAACATGATTAAAGCAATCTGTGGCCAGAACATTCTCGCGGAGAAGCCGCTGATGGAATGTGTAAAGGAATTCAGATATTTAACACGCTGCCAAAGTTCATCGCGTGCAAAGTATATTACTTAAGAATACTCCGTATCTAGGCAGCTAACTCCTGAAGACTACCATACTTCAGGGAAGATCTCCTATCCAGGTTCAAACCGAAGCCCCAAGTGTGACGAGCAAATGGGTATGCTCTGTATCTAGAAATAGATGAAAGCCATGAATAAAggtagaaaaaaaaaactgaacGACTGGGAAACTTGAAGCCTGAAGGCCTGCATTTGCGCAAGAGATTCAAAGAAACGCCCGCATGAGAAGGGAAAACGGGAAAAATGAGCACGGGTTCTTGGCTTGCCCCAGTCATGACTCAACTGAATTGGAAATCTTTGTAAAAGTAAGCAAAGCAGACGGACTCCAAGATTAAATCTTCAACACAAAGTAAGCAGGATTCGCAATTTGAAGAATCCGATCTCGTCCCCATGATCAATTGAGAGTGGATAGCCAAGTATGATCATAACTGCTCCTCCTCAAGAGTGCCTGGCTTGCGATCAGCTTCCATGTTGACCTCCGTTGAAGCTCCCACGCCATTGTTCGTTTCCTGTGCACTGACTTCCATGCCTATGGCTTCTTGAATTCCTGTTGACATGCTCGAACCCAATCTTTGGCGGGGAAGATTGTCTGAGTTTGATAAGCTCGCTCGCTGCTTTTTGAGCGGGCTACCAACGAAGCCGTCATCCAAAGAATTCAAAATCGGGTCTTTCCCCGTCGGATTGTTCGGAGGAGAAGAGTCTTGCCCGGACGGTGCCGGTGGCGTGGATCTTGACGCTGGTGTCGCAGATTTCGAAGGTCGAGTAGCATCAGCGTTACTCGCAATATCCGAAAGGGGATCAGAAGAATGTTGCCGTTTCAGCTAACAACCAATGGTCAACTAGGTCATCAGGGAAGTGCCAGGAATCTGGGTACGTACCTTTATTTGGCGGACCCCTTCGGCGAGCTCTCCTTGGAATCTCGCGTCTTCTGGAGAGAGGAAGGAATTTCCTTCCTTTTCCTCCTCATCTTCTGCCTTTCCGACTATAGGGCTAAAATCGTCCTCATCGTCATCGCTGTCCATATCGCTTGCGGTTCCTTTAGCTTTCTTCCGAGACTTTGAGACGTTCGCCTCGCCGTCTCGGAAGTTCAAAAATCCTGCACCACCTCCAGGCCTGAGAGGTCCAATTTTGGAGAAATCTGGCTGGCCTGACTTTCGTCTGCCGGCCTTCTCTGTATCTTTATCCTGTTGTCTGGATGACTTCAAGATACCCATCTTCTGCAGTTGCCCTAAAAATATGCCGTTAGATATGGATCCTCACGATCCGCAtgttttttttaaaaaaaaaaaaaaaaaaaaaagaaagaaaaaggagagggaCCAGACTTACGTTCTCCTCTGTACATAAATGTAAAGACGGCGTATGGTCTGTCTGCTGGGTCGATCCCGGTGACAGTTTGTGTACTAATGGACTTTGGGTCTAAGGATTTTGGCTTTGCAAAACTAGTCGTGTGGTCGATATCAGCATTGTTTCCACCTCCGTTTGCCGCTTGGGAATCTTCGTCGTCTTCGTGCGCATCAAATTGCGGCGAGTATTCACCACGCCTGATCTCCCCTGACGCCAACACGCGAAACAAAGCCACCTTAATCTGTCCAGCCGTCTCGGGAATAGGATCATCGTCGGAATCATGGTCAGAAGAATATATCTCTGTACCATCCGAGAGATCCTCAACTGGAGATTGTGCATCATCCCCATACCTTAGCACATCATGGTCACGCCTCGGCTTCCTGTCATCCAAATCCATCCCCACAGCGGTTTCGCCATCACTCCCGCCTCCTAGACGAGCAGCCTCTCGaagctccttttttttccttcgcTTCTCCATTTTTTGCCGCCGCCGTTCGATCTTCTCTGCAGCATCCGTTCCCTCCAGATCCAGCCCATTCAGCCATCTTTCCAATCCAACTTCACGGAAAAGAAATTCTCGCTCCGCAAGGCCGCCACCCTCTGACTCTGGTATGCCAACCCATCTCGAATTGACCCAAGTCTCCTCGCCCCTTCGCAACAATGTAGCTACTTCTTCCTTCTGTCTTCCATCGAAATATATATAGGCTGCGATTGTCTCGTTCGGAGAAGCTGTCAGAGGTTGGTAGGGATTGATCGAAGCCGCTGTGGCTAGTTGGCCTGGAATTCCGCCGACCGTCTTGGGCTTCGGGTGTGGGTTCTCGGGCGTAGGTTTCGGAGTGGAGTACGGGACTTTCATGCCGGGAGTAAGAAGGGTGATAGATATCGCGAACGTGGATTGTTCAGGCTTGCCGCTCGATAGATCGGAGATCTTTGGCGGCGGAACAGGTATGTAGGATGCAATGCGAGAGGCTCTCGATTGGCGTTGGACCGAGTATTCGGGGAGGGGTCCATCAGGGGTATGGATACTGACTGCAAGGCCTTTGAAGCAAGGCATGGTTAAAGTGGAGGAGGTGTTAATTCTAAGACCTGTAAATGAAGAGCAGAGAAAGGGAGCGACAAATTAAAATGGAgtcctttttttgtttgtttttttttgccaATAGCACCGCGAACTCAGGGTTGCCACTGCGTCGGCACTGAAATAGCTCCCACTCCGCCGCGACAACACAGTTGTCCACTAAGCAGCAATCTAAAGAGACGAGGAGATAAATCTGTTATGAGGAGTGAATAAAGTGGGGTTGAGGGTGAAGACCATCAGAGGAAGCTTCTGGGAAGCTTAGAGTGACAAGGGCGATGATCTTCCATAGACACAAGTGTTACCCGGGGGACAGAAGATTGCAACCATAAGAGAAGGATAATACGTGGGGGACAGACAATTACAATAGCCTAATAGACTGGCTGGTCATGATATGCTGGTTGGATTGCTCCTCAACATCCAAACACCGCACAAAGTGCCATCCGTTGAACACTTCGGTTCTGACTTCATGATGTGGAGAGGCCTGACTTAAACCCATGTGGAAAGGCTGGATCTGTTCACGTGACAACATAACCGCGCCTGGTCAGACAGCAACTTCGCTAGCTTGCGATCGCGCCCGCAGTCCACATCAGAGCTGTTGCTCGAGGAGTTTGGCTTACCAAGTTCATTGCGGGTGATATTCTCTCATGGATTTAATAGACATATGGGTGCTGATGCCTATATCCCATGGGCATTCATCTCTTGAGCCTAACGAGAGGCTGGGTTGCAAGTTCAATTCCATAAAAATTACTTCTTCGAGAGAGATGATCATTAATATATGCAGCGAAACTCTACTCAGTCAACTTGAAAAGTACTGAAATCAGAAACATTGTAAACAAGCGGAAAGAATGACTGCCGCACATAAGCCAGGTGCACACCGGGTCCTATTATCGTCGATACAACGGGCACCCAGAGGGGGAGATAAAAGAGGGGCAAGTAGGTATGTCTCTATGCGCCGCCACTGTGTCGGTCGTCCATGGTTATTAATTCCTATCAAGTTCACGAGTTATTCCAGGAGCTAGAGCCCTTCGCGCACTacgcttcttctttcctcgCGACATGTTCTAGCTTGTACAAGGGCTCGAGATGGGCCTCCTTACGGAAGATGTAGCGTTTGAACCACCATGGAAGGACCTCGGTGACCTGATAACGAACGTGTCTCCAGGTTGGAACGGCAAAAATGTAATCCAACTCCTCCAAAGTACGTTGCTTGGTCTCGGGCACCCACATGTAAATCATGATCAGGGCAGTAACATTCAGACCACTAGAAAGGTTAGGGAAAAGCCTTGGTTTGACGGAACGCGAGCAGACTTACGCATAGAACCCGAATGCACCAGTCGGGGTCATTGCCCTCAGCATACGTGGGAACGTCATTGAGAGTACAGCCGCCCAGAACAAGCATGTTGCAACAGCCCAGGCCATTCCAACCTCTGTGATGGGATATTAGCTTCCAGCGCATATTCACCAGTACGGATGTGATTTTCCCAAACTTACCACGATGCGTAAGCGGGAACACTTCGGCAGAGTAGGTAAATGGGACTGGTCCTTCTCCCGGCGAATAAAAGGCAGCAAACAGGAACACAAAGAAGGCTATAACGCCAAGGTGAGCTCTGTTTTCTTCTGGGATCCAGAAAGAGAACCCTGCAGCAAGCAATGTCCATGCCATTTGGGGGAATGTGAATAACAGCAATGTACGTCGCCCATATGTGTCAATTGTCCAGATTGCGGGAAATGCAAAAAGGAAATTTACAAGGCCAAAACCCCAAGACGCTAAAAGAGCACCTGTTGCGTCCGCTCCTGCTTCCCTAAACACTGTGGATGAGTAGAATGCTATGATATTGATACCACACATTTGTTGGGCGATCATAACAGTGAATGAGGCGAGAGTGGCGCGGCGAACCCGAGGGATTGTGAACAGCTGGATGAAACGGGTGACGTAGTTGCTCTCTCCCGCCATTTCCTCCTCGAGTTTAATCTGGCAGTAGATATAATACAGGTCGCGAGCTGCCTGAATCGGATGGTTCCGAAGTCGGGTTAGAGATCGGTATGCCTGCGCCATTTTGCCCTTCTTGATGTACCAGCGCGGCGATTCCGGACAGAAGTACACACCCAGTAGAAGTGGCACTGCGGGAATAAAAGCTGAACCAAGCTGCAACCTCCACGAGATATCTCCGGTATCTTTTACGGCAAGATTCGCGGAAAACCCGAGGAAAATGCCAAAAGCGGTCCAGCTATTTGCGTTGTCAGAGCTCCCATCGATACCAGCCGGTTAATCTGTGGACTTACAGCTGCCAACTCATCACTAAGCCTCCTCGAACACTGGCTGGTGTGTTTTCTGCACAAAAAATCGGGACAGTCGAAGCCTTCGCTCCCATACCAATGCCCAGCAGTAAACGGGTGATCAGGAGCTGCTCCCAGTTCTGAGAGACGGCAGATCCAATGGGTGGAAGCACGCAAAATACGGCCGAAATGAAGATTGCTCCACGTCTCCCGAAAAAGTCATTGAAAGGGTCTGAAAGCCAGCAGCCTCTGAAAAATCATTAGCAGCGATGGTATACTCTCTTGAGAAAGGGGGTTCTCACAGAAATGCAGAACCGATATAGGGGCCACTACGGCTATATATCAGCATGGTGCATGCAAGAGGAGTCAGGTCTACGGGAACGTTACGCGTTAACCAGTCCGACGAGCCATTGATGTATGTGCGCGTTGGGAGTTCCCTCCCTATCGCTAATATTAAAAGCCTCTGGGAACGATAAATTTGCTCCGTTTGATCCGGTTTGATCCCATCCCCTAGTTACTGTCAGATATGCGATAGACTCAGCGAGTTGGTTGGTGATAGCTTACTGCACGGCAGCGCCAATTGAGCAAAGAATAATCGTGTAGTACAGCGGTCGCGGCTGGCGCCACTTGTGAACGACTTCATCTCGGATGACCTCGATTTCTTCCTCCGTAATACCTTCGACAGTCTCAAAATTTGCTGGGTCCTTGGCTATTAATGCACCTTTCTGCAAGTTAGGCAGGATGTCATCAAGTCCGTTCTTATTGGCAAATTCCTCGACATCTCGAAGTAATCGGTGTTTTGGGATATGCGCAAGAGGGTTTTTGATTCTAAGAGACGTCTATTTGTTAACGAGCGCAATGAGGTGCCAAGTGGGCTCCTTTTTTGCATCGAGAGAACGGCCCTACCTTCCCGAAACGTTGCTGTTCAAGTCGATCTTTTCATCTCCTTCTAACCCAGCATCGTCGAGATCACGATCGGAATCACTAAAGCCGTATAATCAGCAACTTATTGGAAAATTTCCTATCGACACAAATAGCATAAGATACAAAGGATTCTAACCTTCTGTCGAGCTGGCTGGTATCCTTGTTTTCAGCCACTTTTATGTCGGTTTCGGTGTGCTTGAGTTCGTCCGCCATTTCGATGAGGATTTGACCTCCCAAGGGCCCTTGAGAACTGAGTTCAACTTGGCTGAGACTCTCTTTCTCTCAAGTCCAGGAGTGATTTCAATAAAATCGTCGTCCGGCCGACGACCTTTTAGCGGGAAATGCCGATAtgggggaggaaaaaaaggaaaaggaaccAAGGCAGATCCCCGTGGGCGAAGGGAAGATCTCGCGTTCTTATACGGCGATGCAAGTTGCCGGGGCCCCTGGCTGCCTGTGCGGGTGCCACTATCCACACAATACACAATATTTAGCCTTCCGCTCCCGATctgttgctctctttcttttactttcttACGGCCCAGCCACCGAGTTGCTTCTTTCTAAGTTTCTTTTTGGTTAACTCGATACCCTTTCCCCATGTTTCCCAAAGCTTGATCCTGGGGAAGGAAACAAAGGCAGATAGATTGGAGTCATGGACCCGCTGTGGACCCGGAGAAATGCGTGGGTGACAGCGAGAGTTGCGCGCCGTGGCCAATGAGCAGCGTACCGTCCTGTTGTGAGTACTTCGGACAGAGTATGGACTTCCGCTTTGGGATTTTCTCCACAATTACAAGGAAGCGAAGGTGCCGAAAAGGAGTCCAACCATGCAATCTTGCTCATGCTTCGCGCAGGAGCACACGCCAGAAATCCAAGCCAGGATGTTACAGCCCTCCTCCCTCGCATCAAAGGCCGGGTTGTTGCTCTGGAACACGGGCCAAAATCTGGGCAGTTGGACCTCTCCCCGATAAACATTAATCACGGCTTTCCCCGTTTTGGTGTGCGAGGATGGCTTGACCCATGGATGTACACTCTGTGCCTagtatgtatgtatacggagtactgtatGCTGCTTTCCACTCTGCCGCTGAGCGACTTCCAGTCACAAGCTCCTGGCAACGTTTTCAATGACGTTACAATACTGGACACGAACATCTTGCGCCCACATTCGCAGAACAACCATAGCTCTGGAGAgaaaagtactccgtatgggaAGCAACGACATTTATACAGGACAAGGGTGGGATTACGGCGCATATGTTTGCTGCAGGGATGGTGTGGGTCTGCTCTCCCAATTTCAACCGGGTCCGTGGGCGAGTACACAAGGATAGCTGTAATTCCAACACATGCGGAGCTGTGCATCCATACGTACATCTCGCTCGGCAAATGGTGCGCTTCGAGAGATCTCTCTCTTGGACGTTTCAAGTCGACAACATGAGGTTTTTTTTCcggctctctctctctctctctccccatTTTACTTCGATGGGCGGGTTCTCCCACTCAGGCCAAGCCTCCCCCATAAAGTGGCTGAGCCTTGAACTGATCAAGAAGTCGCTCAAGCTTGCCAAGCGCGTGTGGAAGGCTTGATGGATGGCGATTTGCGGAGTCCGTGCATGTCGTAAAGCGACACAGCACGGAGGACCCCGTGCGTATGTATATctgtatgtacggagtatatccCATACGGATTCTCAAGAAAAATCGTCTTAAAATGAGACACCCCCAAATCCTATTAAGCGctctcatcattaattccTCCCCGATCCTGCGCCAACGAGGATCAGGAACTCCCCCTTTGCTGCTATCTGAGTCTCATCCACGGCGCATCTTGGTTCTTGTCCTCGGGTCGTCCGCGTCCCGGTGATGTCATCGACAGGGACGCGCGAATGAAAAGTGGGCCCATCTGCCAAGACATTCCGTGGTTGTTTGCAGCCACTCCTCCCGTGGAAGATCGACAAGGGCGACCCACCCGCGGACCCGCCCGGCCCAGGGCTAGTAATTTATGTACAGTACGTATTTCCGGGGGTTGCTTTGTCTGGTCTGCACTTCACTTCCTTGCGACCCGCCGCATCCGCGCGCTTTAGGGCAGCGCCATACGGAGTCGTGGTCGAGCACAATGCCCGCCGCATTTCGAAGGAACCATGGGAAGCCAGCCTTCCAGATCCTCTGAATTTCCAAATGCAGGCTGATCTTTTTCCGTACCAACGGAGCGAGCGACCTTTCCTTAAGAGTACCACAATAAATTTGAGCCTCCCGCCGAACCGCGATGTGCACGCTCCGTATTCGAAACTGCCAATGACGATCGACGCCTCTGGGATCCTGGCCCTCCACAGTCACACCTTTCTCAAATTCAACTCCACAGGCCCCAACTTGTATTTTCGGCTCCAGCAAATCTCATTGGGAGTTGCAGCTTCTGATCGGTAGCTCGACACTCAACCCGCAGCAGGACATCCATTgttcattttttttttttttttttttttttttctggaACAGAAGGACACATTCGAAGGGAAAAAATGCCTCATGGAAATGCCTCCTTCGAGAACAATGGGTATGTTTGAAACGCTACACAAAGCAGATGCTTCAAGCAGCAaagtgtacggagtaactataCGGAGTATTAGGTAGTTAGTGTATTATACCCCCCGATGTCTGTCCTTTGTGAAAACATGCATCCATCGCTCGCCGTTTATCGGCGGAAGAGTGTGGTTCAATGGGCCGCTCTTGGCTGGTCCACAGCTCTCCACCGGGTGGATTCAGAATTTTCCACTCGGCTGCATAACGGGTGAATTTCAGTAACGAAAGGGGCGATTTCTCGCGCTCCATGGATCACAGCATCCGTCAGATGATCAGCTGGTTATTGAGAAATGGCATAGTAGCCAAGCAGACCAGGCGCTCTCTTATCATGCCGGGAACAACGGACAGCAGATACAGAATGGATGACCTTTTTCGACATGAGTGGCCAAcctctcacacacacacacacacacaccagGCGAAGCCAACTCGACTTCACGAGGCCGAAACAAGGGTTGACTCGATGGCAACTCTCGTTaactctttttttcttggtTCTCCCGCTTTTTCATCCATCTTCGGCTGCCAACTCTGTGTTTCACGCCTCGTCATTCAACATGCAACAGCACCAGCCGCGATACATAAACGTCCACCGCCATAATCAGGACGAAAATAGAAGTTAACTGAACTCCACCCGCCTTCTGAATGTTTTAATAGGTGTTTATTCTCGCTACTGGTCTTGTTAGGCATCCTGTCGACTCCGTGTATAGCGACCAAGGAGCGGAAACATGATCGCATGGTTGACAATGGCTGTGCATATGCGGACTTCTCCCGTAAGGAGTTGTGGGGAGCAATTACCATGCCAAGAGCGGAGACATTCTTGTTCAGAGTTTTTGATTGCGAGCTTAAGATGCTTGGATATACATGCATCCGGATGCTGGCCGTTGGGAGATCTGTCTCCCTGACTACAGCAAGCCCGGCGGCCAAACGGGGCAGGAACACAAACCATCATAACATTTCCGCCTTGACGTAGGTCAAGCTATGGTGGCCCACTAGCCATAGAATATTTATATTAGATGATCATGAGCATGAGCGAATCAAGCTGAAGGCATGAGATTGGAGTTTCGATATCCAGCGGGTAAGAAATAGACACGCAAATGGCGCCTCTGAGCTCGCCGAATTTAGAATCTGCCAAGTGGTCCTACATATGTTGGTCGTACCAGTGCAATCGCGTATTCCAAAAATAGCCATGTACATCTGCACGCG includes:
- a CDS encoding uncharacterized protein (EggNog:ENOG410PJQH~COG:S~BUSCO:5259at33183); the protein is MPCFKGLAVSIHTPDGPLPEYSVQRQSRASRIASYIPVPPPKISDLSSGKPEQSTFAISITLLTPGMKVPYSTPKPTPENPHPKPKTVGGIPGQLATAASINPYQPLTASPNETIAAYIYFDGRQKEEVATLLRRGEETWVNSRWVGIPESEGGGLAEREFLFREVGLERWLNGLDLEGTDAAEKIERRRQKMEKRRKKKELREAARLGGGSDGETAVGMDLDDRKPRRDHDVLRYGDDAQSPVEDLSDGTEIYSSDHDSDDDPIPETAGQIKVALFRVLASGEIRRGEYSPQFDAHEDDEDSQAANGGGNNADIDHTTSFAKPKSLDPKSISTQTVTGIDPADRPYAVFTFMYRGERQLQKMGILKSSRQQDKDTEKAGRRKSGQPDFSKIGPLRPGGGAGFLNFRDGEANVSKSRKKAKGTASDMDSDDDEDDFSPIVGKAEDEEEKEGNSFLSPEDARFQGELAEGVRQIKLKRQHSSDPLSDIASNADATRPSKSATPASRSTPPAPSGQDSSPPNNPTGKDPILNSLDDGFVGSPLKKQRASLSNSDNLPRQRLGSSMSTGIQEAIGMEVSAQETNNGVGASTEVNMEADRKPGTLEEEQL
- a CDS encoding uncharacterized protein (EggNog:ENOG410PGPU~COG:G~TransMembrane:12 (i125-142o171-194i206-224o236-254i266-287o293-316i385-407o419-440i452-473o479-497i518-538o550-569i)~BUSCO:2942at33183), which translates into the protein MADELKHTETDIKVAENKDTSQLDRSDSDRDLDDAGLEGDEKIDLNSNVSGRIKNPLAHIPKHRLLRDVEEFANKNGLDDILPNLQKGALIAKDPANFETVEGITEEEIEVIRDEVVHKWRQPRPLYYTIILCSIGAAVQGWDQTGSNGANLSFPEAFNISDREGTPNAHIHQWLVGLVNAGPYIGSAFLGCWLSDPFNDFFGRRGAIFISAVFCVLPPIGSAVSQNWEQLLITRLLLGIGMGAKASTVPIFCAENTPASVRGGLVMSWQLWTAFGIFLGFSANLAVKDTGDISWRLQLGSAFIPAVPLLLGVYFCPESPRWYIKKGKMAQAYRSLTRLRNHPIQAARDLYYIYCQIKLEEEMAGESNYVTRFIQLFTIPRVRRATLASFTVMIAQQMCGINIIAFYSSTVFREAGADATGALLASWGFGLVNFLFAFPAIWTIDTYGRRTLLLFTFPQMAWTLLAAGFSFWIPEENRAHLGVIAFFVFLFAAFYSPGEGPVPFTYSAEVFPLTHREVGMAWAVATCLFWAAVLSMTFPRMLRAMTPTGAFGFYAGLNVTALIMIYMWVPETKQRTLEELDYIFAVPTWRHVRYQVTEVLPWWFKRYIFRKEAHLEPLYKLEHVARKEEA